The genome window AGCCAGTATTATATCTTATAGAAGACTTGGGTTCTACCTCGATCTGCCCTGACGCTGCAAACAGGGGCCGGCACGCGTAACGCGCCAGCCCCTATTTTAACCTTGTTCCGCGCGCAAGGCGCATGGATGGCGCGTGTGCGCCCGCGTCAGCCGAGGAAAACGGCGCCCGACATCAGCAGCAGCAGCAGCATCCACAGCAGCAAGGCGCGCCAGACCAGGCCGACCGTGCTCTGCAAGGCGCGCGCGCCCGGCTCTTCGCCGGGCAGGATATCGCTTTCGCTGTCGCTGTCATCGACGGCCATGTCGGGGGTCACCAGCACACGGGCCGCCGTTTCCGCTGGCGTGCCCAGGCGCACGCCCATGGCGCCGCCGCCGGCCGTCAGGATGATGCCGATGGCCTCGTCCTGCCAGCGCTGGGCGAAATTGCGCCAGGCGTAGATGGCATCCTCGAAATTGCCGACCACGGCAAACGCCACGGCCGTCAAGCGCACGGGAATCCAGTCGATCCAGTAAAAGGCGCGCGCGGCGAACTGGCCGAACGCTTCATTGCGCATGTGCTCGGGCTCGTTCCAGGCGCGCGCCAGGTATTCGGCCACGCGGTACATCACGGCGCAGGCAGGGCCCAGCGGCATCAGGAACCAGAAAAAGACGCCAAATACATTGCGATGCGTGGTGATCAGGGCTTTTTCCACGGCGATGCGGGCGATTTCACTCGTTTCCATGCCCACCGTGTCGAGCTTGGTCCAGTCGGCCAGCAAAGTACGCGCGGACGCCTCGTCGCCGGCGCTCAGGGCCAGCTGGATCGAGGTGAAGTAATGGCTGTAGTGACGAAAGCCCAGGGTCAGATAGACGATGAGGACGTTCCAGACGAAGACCAGGGGTGTCAGTTGGTAATACCGCAAGAGCCAGTACACGCCTGCCGTCGGCACCATCAGCACGCCGATCATGAGGAACCAGCCCATGCGGCCATGGTTGGCGTGGCCGGCATTGAACCAGGTCTCCATGCGCATTGCCAGGCTCTTGATTTCGGCGTAGATCGGATTGTCCGCGCGCAAAGGTTTGAGCTGCTCGATCAGCAATGCGCAAAGTATGGAGAGAAATGTCATCAAACGTCCTTTTTGTCTTTTTCAGCAATACCGCAATGCCCGCTACGATAGCGCAGTGCCGTGCTGGAATCAAACTTATTACGTGCGCGGCACCATTTTACGCGCGCAAGAGGTGAAACAGATTGCGCAGCATGCCGGCCGTCGCGCCCCAAATGTAGAAGCGCTCGTAGGGCA of Janthinobacterium sp. PAMC25594 contains these proteins:
- a CDS encoding CobD/CbiB family protein — encoded protein: MTFLSILCALLIEQLKPLRADNPIYAEIKSLAMRMETWFNAGHANHGRMGWFLMIGVLMVPTAGVYWLLRYYQLTPLVFVWNVLIVYLTLGFRHYSHYFTSIQLALSAGDEASARTLLADWTKLDTVGMETSEIARIAVEKALITTHRNVFGVFFWFLMPLGPACAVMYRVAEYLARAWNEPEHMRNEAFGQFAARAFYWIDWIPVRLTAVAFAVVGNFEDAIYAWRNFAQRWQDEAIGIILTAGGGAMGVRLGTPAETAARVLVTPDMAVDDSDSESDILPGEEPGARALQSTVGLVWRALLLWMLLLLLMSGAVFLG